From one Magnolia sinica isolate HGM2019 chromosome 18, MsV1, whole genome shotgun sequence genomic stretch:
- the LOC131232800 gene encoding protein NRT1/ PTR FAMILY 4.6-like isoform X2 — translation MEKSMEISKDSEKGVVSSAVDGFIDYKGNPVNKFRHGGIKATIFVFAAAALENMANLGTSANLITYFYLHMHYSMSESADMLTNYMGTTFLLSLVGAFISDAYLTRSKTLLIFGSFELLGFMLLTIQARVKSLQEPPCQIFNPLANCQHVNGRKATFLFSGLYLIALGSGGLKATLPTLGADQFDENDSKERSFISSFFNFFLFSLCVGSSIGVTFLVWLQDNKGWDVALSISTSAIFLGLLIVSLGYTMYRNKIPAGSPFTKILQVLVAAFRNRNLDLPNNESHLYEEKTGKNSDKDRLHHTQQFRFLDKAAILPQNEEALVSDTSAWKLCTVTSVEEVKILLRMVPIFACTLLMNTCLAQLQTFSVQQGITMDNKVGSLKIPPASLPIIPMTFIVILTPIYDRVFVPFARKLTGLETGITHLQRVAVGLVLSILSMAAAAIVESKRKDVAKEHHLVFANPMMTKLPMSVFMLSFQFFIFGIADLFTFVGLLEFFYSQAPTGLRSLGTAFAWCSMALGFFFSSVLVNVVNAVTKNSTSSKGWLNGNNLNTNHLDLFYWLVAILSFLNFLNYLYWANWYKYKQSGTGLVSDMNDNQDLLLSKGDSK, via the exons ATG gAGAAAAGCATGGAAATCTCCAAAGATAGTGAAAAAGGGGTTGTGTCAAGCGCAGTAGATGGTTTCATTGATTACAAGGGTAACCCTGTTAACAAGTTCAGGCATGGAGGAATTAAGGCAACCATCTTCGTTTTcg CTGCGGCGGCTCTGGAGAACATGGCAAACCTTGGAACATCAGCGAATTTGATAACATATTTCTACTTGCACATGCATTACAGCATGTCAGAATCGGCGGACATGTTGACCAACTATATGGGAACAACCTTCCTACTCTCTTTGGTGGGGGCCTTCATTTCCGATGCCTATCTCACAAGATCAAAGACCCTCCTTATCTTTGGCTCCTTTGAATTATTG GGCTTCATGCTACTCACCATCCAAGCACGCGTGAAGTCGCTTCAAGAGCCACCATGTCAAATATTCAATCCTCTTGCCAACTGCCAACATGTTAATGGAAGGAAGGCCACTTTTCTTTTCTCGGGTCTGTATCTGATTGCATTGGGATCAGGAGGCCTTAAGGCAACTTTGCCGACCTTAGGTGCTGATCAGTTCGATGAGAATGATTCAAAGGAGCGCAGTTTCATCTCTTCCTTCTTCAATTTCTTCCTATTTAGTCTTTGCGTAGGCTCTTCCATTGGTGTGACCTTCCTCGTCTGGCTTCAGGACAATAAGGGATGGGATGTTGCTCTTTCCATTTCAACATCAGCCATCTTTCTTGGCCTCCTCATTGTCTCTTTGGGATACACCATGTATCGCAACAAGATCCCAGCTGGAAGTCCCTTCACTAAGATCCTTCAAGTCCTCGTGGCGGCCTTCAGGAACCGTAATCTTGACTTACCAAACAACGAATCTCACCTGTATGAAGAAAAGACCGGCAAGAATTCAGATAAGGATAGACTTCACCACACACAACAATTTAGGTTCTTAGACAAGGCCGCAATCCTTCCCCAAAATGAAGAAGCTCTTGTAAGCGACACGAGTGCATGGAAGCTATGCACAGTCACAAGTGTTGAAGAAGTGAAGATTCTACTGAGGATGGTTCCCATCTTCGCATGCACTTTGCTGATGAACACATGTCTTGCTCAGCTCCAGACGTTTTCGGTCCAACAAGGGATTACAATGGATAACAAGGTAGGGAGCCTCAAGATACCGCCGGCTTCATTACCTATCATTCCCATGACCTTTATCGTCATCCTCACACCCATCTATGATAGGGTGTTTGTTCCCTTTGCTAGAAAGCTAACAGGACTGGAAACTGGGATCACCCACCTACAACGTGTGGCAGTTGGATTAGTCCTGTCCATCCTTTCCATGGCCGCAGCTGCGATTGTAGAATCAAAGCGTAAGGACGTGGCAAAGGAACACCATCTTGTTTTTGCCAATCCAATGATGACTAAATTACCCATGAGTGTGTTCATGTTGAGCTTCCAATTTTTTATATTTGGGATCGCCGATCTTTTCACCTTCGTGGGTTTACTTGAGTTCTTCTACAGCCAAGCTCCAACAGGGCTTCGGTCGTTGGGCACTGCATTCGCTTGGTGCTCCATGGCTCTTGGGTTTTTCTTCAGTTCTGTGTTAGTCAATGTCGTCAATGCCGTGACGAAGAATTCTACAAGCAGCAAAGGTTGGCTAAATGGTAACAACCTCAACACAAACCACCTCGATCTGTTCTACTGGTTGGTTGCCATCCTCAGTTTCCTCAACTTCCTCAACTACCTCTACTGGGCGAATTGGTACAAGTACAAGCAATCTGGGACGGGGTTAGTTTCTGATATGAATGACAATCAGGATTTGTTATTGTCAAAAGGAGATTCAAAATAG
- the LOC131232800 gene encoding protein NRT1/ PTR FAMILY 4.6-like isoform X1 has product MDSLLPIFSKTLQEKSMEISKDSEKGVVSSAVDGFIDYKGNPVNKFRHGGIKATIFVFAAAALENMANLGTSANLITYFYLHMHYSMSESADMLTNYMGTTFLLSLVGAFISDAYLTRSKTLLIFGSFELLGFMLLTIQARVKSLQEPPCQIFNPLANCQHVNGRKATFLFSGLYLIALGSGGLKATLPTLGADQFDENDSKERSFISSFFNFFLFSLCVGSSIGVTFLVWLQDNKGWDVALSISTSAIFLGLLIVSLGYTMYRNKIPAGSPFTKILQVLVAAFRNRNLDLPNNESHLYEEKTGKNSDKDRLHHTQQFRFLDKAAILPQNEEALVSDTSAWKLCTVTSVEEVKILLRMVPIFACTLLMNTCLAQLQTFSVQQGITMDNKVGSLKIPPASLPIIPMTFIVILTPIYDRVFVPFARKLTGLETGITHLQRVAVGLVLSILSMAAAAIVESKRKDVAKEHHLVFANPMMTKLPMSVFMLSFQFFIFGIADLFTFVGLLEFFYSQAPTGLRSLGTAFAWCSMALGFFFSSVLVNVVNAVTKNSTSSKGWLNGNNLNTNHLDLFYWLVAILSFLNFLNYLYWANWYKYKQSGTGLVSDMNDNQDLLLSKGDSK; this is encoded by the exons ATGGATTCTCTCTTACCcattttctcaaaaacattacaggAGAAAAGCATGGAAATCTCCAAAGATAGTGAAAAAGGGGTTGTGTCAAGCGCAGTAGATGGTTTCATTGATTACAAGGGTAACCCTGTTAACAAGTTCAGGCATGGAGGAATTAAGGCAACCATCTTCGTTTTcg CTGCGGCGGCTCTGGAGAACATGGCAAACCTTGGAACATCAGCGAATTTGATAACATATTTCTACTTGCACATGCATTACAGCATGTCAGAATCGGCGGACATGTTGACCAACTATATGGGAACAACCTTCCTACTCTCTTTGGTGGGGGCCTTCATTTCCGATGCCTATCTCACAAGATCAAAGACCCTCCTTATCTTTGGCTCCTTTGAATTATTG GGCTTCATGCTACTCACCATCCAAGCACGCGTGAAGTCGCTTCAAGAGCCACCATGTCAAATATTCAATCCTCTTGCCAACTGCCAACATGTTAATGGAAGGAAGGCCACTTTTCTTTTCTCGGGTCTGTATCTGATTGCATTGGGATCAGGAGGCCTTAAGGCAACTTTGCCGACCTTAGGTGCTGATCAGTTCGATGAGAATGATTCAAAGGAGCGCAGTTTCATCTCTTCCTTCTTCAATTTCTTCCTATTTAGTCTTTGCGTAGGCTCTTCCATTGGTGTGACCTTCCTCGTCTGGCTTCAGGACAATAAGGGATGGGATGTTGCTCTTTCCATTTCAACATCAGCCATCTTTCTTGGCCTCCTCATTGTCTCTTTGGGATACACCATGTATCGCAACAAGATCCCAGCTGGAAGTCCCTTCACTAAGATCCTTCAAGTCCTCGTGGCGGCCTTCAGGAACCGTAATCTTGACTTACCAAACAACGAATCTCACCTGTATGAAGAAAAGACCGGCAAGAATTCAGATAAGGATAGACTTCACCACACACAACAATTTAGGTTCTTAGACAAGGCCGCAATCCTTCCCCAAAATGAAGAAGCTCTTGTAAGCGACACGAGTGCATGGAAGCTATGCACAGTCACAAGTGTTGAAGAAGTGAAGATTCTACTGAGGATGGTTCCCATCTTCGCATGCACTTTGCTGATGAACACATGTCTTGCTCAGCTCCAGACGTTTTCGGTCCAACAAGGGATTACAATGGATAACAAGGTAGGGAGCCTCAAGATACCGCCGGCTTCATTACCTATCATTCCCATGACCTTTATCGTCATCCTCACACCCATCTATGATAGGGTGTTTGTTCCCTTTGCTAGAAAGCTAACAGGACTGGAAACTGGGATCACCCACCTACAACGTGTGGCAGTTGGATTAGTCCTGTCCATCCTTTCCATGGCCGCAGCTGCGATTGTAGAATCAAAGCGTAAGGACGTGGCAAAGGAACACCATCTTGTTTTTGCCAATCCAATGATGACTAAATTACCCATGAGTGTGTTCATGTTGAGCTTCCAATTTTTTATATTTGGGATCGCCGATCTTTTCACCTTCGTGGGTTTACTTGAGTTCTTCTACAGCCAAGCTCCAACAGGGCTTCGGTCGTTGGGCACTGCATTCGCTTGGTGCTCCATGGCTCTTGGGTTTTTCTTCAGTTCTGTGTTAGTCAATGTCGTCAATGCCGTGACGAAGAATTCTACAAGCAGCAAAGGTTGGCTAAATGGTAACAACCTCAACACAAACCACCTCGATCTGTTCTACTGGTTGGTTGCCATCCTCAGTTTCCTCAACTTCCTCAACTACCTCTACTGGGCGAATTGGTACAAGTACAAGCAATCTGGGACGGGGTTAGTTTCTGATATGAATGACAATCAGGATTTGTTATTGTCAAAAGGAGATTCAAAATAG